The following DNA comes from Podarcis raffonei isolate rPodRaf1 chromosome 10, rPodRaf1.pri, whole genome shotgun sequence.
CCATTTCCAGTTTGGATTTCTCTCtttgaaaaccaattttcttatccattttaaacacttcatttatctggatGTACTGGAACCTATCATCTAATTTATCTTTCAACGGATCACAAGGTCCCCTACTTCCATCAGAATAGCATTATACTTCAACCACGTATCTTTCATATTCAACCTTTTACGGGTCTTAGCTTCCAATGGTGAGCCAAATCACTTCTTTTTCAAGGGTTCTCGCAATgcgtcagggaatggtctgaagctgAGTATGTAGGAATGCATTCTCAGGCAGATCAGCTTTCCTGGGAGCTGGAGGGGGGGAATTGACCCTCCTCTTTTGCAGTGGTCTCAGAAGCAGGGAGTGACACCGATACAGAGCAGATTAGACAGGAGTTACCTAGCTAAGAGATAAGGACAAGAGAaacagactcagctggccctgaagcaggaatacGGATTTCTTTGGAGTTCACTGCTGGGAagaagagtggactctgagaggaacatGTCCCACACTCCACatatctaaatgggttctcccttGTGAGAGTCCCTAGATGTTGCTTAAACATTCCATTATAATTAAATCACTTTCTGTAATCtttccatttaaactgcttctcctcatgtctgagggttgggggttggactcgatggcccttgtggtctcttccaaccctatgattctatgattctatgtctatgTCTGCTGATGGTTTGTAGGGGTTCAGCTCTTAAAGTTCATCCTGTAcatgagtctgttgatttagaacTTCCACTAGAACTGGACCTCTACCTTTATCTAACTTCCTGGCACTTATATGGTTTGTCTCTTGTGTGAGTTTGTTAATgtaaatcaagggttccactctgcCTGAAGCTTTATCGCTCTCAATGCATTTAAAGGGTTTTTCCCCTTTGCGAGTcctttgatgtcttctaagggtttcACTGAAACCGAAGCTCCTCCGCACTCCattcattcatatggtttctcccctgtgtgagtcagttgatgtcTATTAagctgtccactctgactgaatttctttccgcactccatgcatttaaatggtttttcccctgtgtgagtctgttgatgtcttctaaggtttccattatcaataaagctctttccacactccatacattcatatggtttctcctctgtgtgagtccgttgatgtattctaaggcttccattgaaactgaagctctttccgcactccatacattcatatggtttctcccctgtgtgagtccgttgatgttttctaaggtctccattctgactgaagccctttccacaatgcatacatttataaggtttctcccctgtgtgagtccgttgatgtcttctaagggctccattatcactaaatctctttccacactcaatgcatttaaatgatttttcccctgtgtgagtccgttgatgtcgtgtaaggtttgcattgaaactgaagctctttccgcactccatacattcatatggtttctcccctgtgtgagtctgttgatgtcctctaagggttccattatcacgaaaggtctttccacactccatacatttaaatggtttctcccctgtgtgagtctgttgatgtcttctaaggtttccattatcactaaatctctttccacactccatgcatttaaatggtttctcccctgtgtgagtctgttgatgtcttctaagttttccattatcactaaatctcattccacactcaatgcatttaagtggtttctcccctgtgtgagtccgttgatgtcttctaaggcttccattgaaactgaagctctttccgcactccatacattcatatggtttctcccctgtgtgagtcgcTTGATGtcctctaagggttccattatcacggaaggtctttccacactccatacatttacatggtttctcccctgtgtgagtctgttgatgtcttctaagttttccattatcactaaatctctttccacactcaatgcatttaaatggtttttcccctgtgtgagtccgttgatgtcgtgTAAGGTTTGCATTGAAACTAAAGCaatttccacactccatacattcatatggtttctcccctgtgtgagtccgttgatgtcgtcTAAGGATTGCAtttaaactgaagctctttccgcactccaaacattcatatggtttctcccctgtgtgagtcgcTTGATGtcctctaagggttccattatcatgaaaggtctttccacactccatacatttacatggtttctcccctgtgtgagtctgttgatgtcttctaagttttccattatcactaaatctctttccacactcaatgcatttaaatggtttttcccctgtgtgagtccgttgatgtcgtcTAAGGATTGCATTTAAActaaagttctttccacactccatacattcatatggtttctcccctgtgtgagtccgttgatgtgttctaaggtttccattatcatggaagctctttccgcactccatacattcatatggtttctcccctgtgtgagtccgttgatgtcgtcTAAGGATTGCAtttaaactgaagctctttccgcactccacacatttatatgatttctcccctgtgtgagtccgttgatgtcttctaaggcttccattgaaactgaagctctttccgcactccatacattcatatggtttctcccctgtgtgagtccgttgatgttgtctaagggtTCTATTATCACGAaggctctttccgcactccatacattcatatggtttctcctctgtgtgagtcaCTTGATGtcctctaagggttccattatcacgaaaggtctttccgcactccatacattcatatggtttctcccctgtgtgagtctgttgatgtcttctaaggtttccaatgAAAcggaagctcttttcacactccatacatttaaaaggtttctcccctgtgtgagtccgttgatgcatATTTAggcttccactctgactgaattgccttccacactccatgcatttaaatggtttttcccctgtgtgagtccgttgatgtatattgaggtgtccactctgactgaagttcttcccacactccttgCATTTGAATCCTTTCTTGCCCATGTTAGTCGGCTGATGTGTTCTATCAGTGaaagtctttccacactccatacctttaaatggtttcgccacttttggggtttgttgatgtgagctatgtgtgttcattcaatgaagcatgttccagatttcacacattttaatgtctCTATCTAGTGAAACCAAAGGTGCCCTTTCCCCTCGAAGTCTGTCTCTCTTCTCCATGACCCTCCTCAgcgtgggaggaaaggaaattctgtttgggtttcaaggaagagaacaaaggaaaagagagcaTATCAGATGCAATTAGCACCACCTTATATTTCAACATGTCCTATATTTCCCCTGCATCCTACCCAGGTTCcaaatttttaggaaatgaagatgcaatgatgtcaaatgatagtaatgcatcagcaacctttcattatcctcaatcatcattaataaagcagcatgatcttggaaaacagccttttcaCATCAATTGTTTTCTCACAGGAAATGCAGCTACTCTCTCTccatgaaaaggccctctctgtctctggttcatctttcctttggacatttcccatcatccgcatcataatcctccatccacccCTGTTTCCACCcctagatcttcatgaatcacctgcacagtcccaatgGCCTCAGGAAGTCCATGTGGACCATTATTTGAGACCATTATATGAGACCCAGgtctacatcttttccagggactttggtctgggtcagtcagagaactagtggcaaggcttggtgcttggggtcagctgaatgggtgctcagggaagctcctgttctgggagatggacctctgtctacatgccttgcattgcatggagagagcaggagaagcagaaggaaagcagctggcaaacGGGTAACACCCCCCCCATTGTTCCTTA
Coding sequences within:
- the LOC128422429 gene encoding zinc finger protein 345-like translates to MECGNCFSFNANLTRHQRTHTGEKPFKCIECGKRFSDNGKLRRHQQTHTGEKPCKCMECGKTFRDNGTLRGHQATHTGEKPYECMECGKSFSFNGSLRRHQRTHTGEKPLKCIECGMRFSDNGKLRRHQQTHTGEKPFKCMECGKRFSDNGNLRRHQQTHTGEKPFKCMECGKTFRDNGTLRGHQQTHTGEKPYECMECGKSFSFNANLTRHQRTHTGEKSFKCIECGKRFSDNGALRRHQRTHTGEKPYKCMHCGKGFSQNGDLRKHQRTHTGEKPYECMECGKSFSFNGSLRIHQRTHTEEKPYECMECGKSFIDNGNLRRHQQTHTGEKPFKCMECGKKFSQSGQLNRHQLTHTGEKPYE